CGGAGGATCACCGAGGCCAGGGCCTCGTTGAGGTCCACGACGGCATCGACCGGCATGTAATTGGGCATGTCATGGTAGAGGTGCCGACGCACGACCGCGATGCTCTTGTGAGCGCCCATGGACTTGGCGATCGCGGCGTAGATGAGGTTGACCTCGTCCGAGGAGGTGGCGCAGACGTAGCCGTCCGCCTCTTCGATGCCCTCCTCCAGCAACAGGGCCCGGTCGGCCCCGTCCCCGTTCAGAACCAGGGCCTCGCCCAGCTCGCTGGCCAGCTTCTCGCACTGATGCGGGTCCTGATCGATCAGGCGGATTTTGACGTTGCCGTACTCCTTCTGGAGCCTCTGGACCACCTGATAGCCCAGTTTGCCCCCTCCCACCACGAACACCTTGCGCAGCGGCCGCGAGCTCTTGAGCTGAAAGAGCTTCTCCAGCCTCCAGACCTGCTCCCGATAGGAGACGACGTAGCACAGATCCCCGGCCCTCAGCACCGTATCGCCGTCGGGGACGATGGGCTCCTCCTCCGAACGCTCCACGTAGACGACGATGGCGACGAGGTCGGGATGGTCCATGCGGATCTGCTTGAGGGATCGGTCGACCAGGGGCGACTCCTCGGCGATGCGAAAGGCGTAGATGGCGGCGCGCCCGCCCAGCAGTTCGGCGGTCCGGACGGCCGTGCTGACCGACAGAAGCTCCAGGATCTCCCGTGCGACGGACCGCTCGGGCGAGATCATGAGGTCGATGCCGAGCTCCTGCCCCCAGGTCGGGGAGTCCGTGAACTCCAGGCCCCGAACCCGGGAGATGACCCTGCGGACCCCCGCGTGGCGCGCGATCCAGCAGGAGAGCATGTTGACCTCGTCCCGGTTCGTGCAGGCCACGAGAAGGTCGACGTTGCAGCCCTCCCGGACCCCGGCGTCGTAGAGCACCTGGGGCCGGGCCCCGTTGCCGCAGACGACGCGGACGTCCAGCTCGGCCGCCGCATGTTCCGCGCGCTCCTCGTTCTGTTCGACCAGATTGACGTCGTGCCCCTCCGCCGCCAGGGTGGCGGCTACGCTGCGCCCGATCTCGCCCGCGCCGACGATGACGATGTTCATGAGCGGTATGGCTCCCAGGTACAGGAAAATGCGGTCAAAGGCCGGTCCGATTCGCGGTCGCCGACGATCTCGTAGGCGAACGTCCTCGTCCCGTCCGGGCCCGGCGCCCCGATCTCGCGGGACCGGACCGTCGGGGACTCGCCCCACCGTGCGCTCGCGCGGAACGAGGCGGACAGCGCCCGCGGGCTGTAGGCCATGAGGTCGATGGGCGTCGCCTCGAAGACCCACTCGAAGTAGACCGCATGGTTGACGTGTCCATTGCCGTCCAGATCGTGAAAACGGACCGGGTAGACGGCCTCGTGCACCTC
The Fretibacterium sp. OH1220_COT-178 DNA segment above includes these coding regions:
- the trkA gene encoding Trk system potassium transporter TrkA; the protein is MNIVIVGAGEIGRSVAATLAAEGHDVNLVEQNEERAEHAAAELDVRVVCGNGARPQVLYDAGVREGCNVDLLVACTNRDEVNMLSCWIARHAGVRRVISRVRGLEFTDSPTWGQELGIDLMISPERSVAREILELLSVSTAVRTAELLGGRAAIYAFRIAEESPLVDRSLKQIRMDHPDLVAIVVYVERSEEEPIVPDGDTVLRAGDLCYVVSYREQVWRLEKLFQLKSSRPLRKVFVVGGGKLGYQVVQRLQKEYGNVKIRLIDQDPHQCEKLASELGEALVLNGDGADRALLLEEGIEEADGYVCATSSDEVNLIYAAIAKSMGAHKSIAVVRRHLYHDMPNYMPVDAVVDLNEALASVILRTIRYPGHTRALSIIEKIDAEMLEIVLPEDSGLVDIPLAELGLPKGVLVALLGRGQEISVPTGTTRLQPRDHLILFASTALMREAVELFGGMAP